One genomic segment of Hordeum vulgare subsp. vulgare chromosome 2H, MorexV3_pseudomolecules_assembly, whole genome shotgun sequence includes these proteins:
- the LOC123426543 gene encoding protein NUCLEAR FUSION DEFECTIVE 4-like isoform X1 has protein sequence MGMLADRFRAFSTNRWLVFVAAMWLQSMAGIGYLFGAISPVLKAALGYNQRQLAALGIAKDLGDCVGFLAGTLSAMLPAWAMLLIGALQNFLGYGWLWLIVTKQAPPLPLSMMCVLIFVGTNGETYFNTTSLVTCIQNFPKSRGPTVGILKGFAGLSSAILTQLFAVMHTPDHATLIFMVAVGPSLVAIGLMFVIRPVGGHRQVRSSDKNSFMFIYTICMLLASYLVGVMLVQDFLEVSDNVAISLTVFLFILLILPIAIPVALTFSLKTEYPSPYEEALLSEALKGEASTSHETEDQPELILSEMEEEKPKDIDSLSPSERRRRIADLQTRLVQAAARGGVRVRKGPHRGENFTLMQALVKADFWLIWLSLLLGSGSGLTVIDNLGQMSQAAGFKDAHNFVSLTSIWNFLGRVGGGYFSEIIVRERKYPRHIALALAQILMAAGHFLFAMAWPGTMYMGTFLVGLGYGAHWAIVPAAVSELFGVKHFGAMYNFLTVANPTGSLIFSGLIASSFYDYEAERQAQSSASSSPQFLQGMGLLANGPLKCEGAVCFFVSSLIMSAFCVVGAGLSLVIVYRTKRVYSHLYRTVR, from the exons ATGGGGATGCTCGCCGACAGGTTCAGGGCCTTCTCCACCAACCGATGGCTCGTCTTCGTCGCCGCAATGTGGCTGCAGTCCATGGCCGGCATCGGCTACCTCTTCGGCGCCATCTCGCCCGTCCTCAAGGCCGCCCTCGGCTACAACCAGCGCCAGCTCGCCGCGCTCGGCatcgcaaaggacctcggggactGCGTCGGCTTCCTCGCCGGCACGCTCTCCGCCATGCTGCCCGCCTGGGCCATGCTGCTCATCGGCGCCCTGCAGAACTTCCTCGGGTACGGATGGCTATGGCTCATAGTCACTAAGCAGGCGCCGCCGCTGCCTCTCTCCATG ATGTGTGTCCTTATCTTTGTTGGAACCAACGGCGAGACATATTTCAACACAACTTCACTCGTTACATGCATCCAGAATTTCCCAAAGAGCAGGGGGCCAACTGTGGGTATTCTGAAAGGATTTGCTGGCCTTAGCAGTGCAATTCTCACTCAATTGTTTGCAGTTATGCACACACCAGACCATGCAACTCTTATCTTCATGGTCGCAGTAGGGCCATCACTTGTTGCCATTGGCCTGATGTTTGTTATAAGGCCTGTTGGGGGTCACCGACAGGTGCGGTCATCTGACAAGaacagcttcatgttcatctacaCCATTTGCATGCTCCTTGCCTCATATCTCGTTGGTGTGATGCTAGTCCAAGATTTCCTGGAAGTGAGTGATAATGTGGCTATTTCTCTCACAGTGTTTCTTTTCATCTTGCTTATTTTACCGATCGCGATCCCGGTGGCCCTGACGTTTAGCTTGAAAACTGAATATCCAAGTCCATATGAAGAGGCTCTGCTGTCTGAAGCATTAAAAGGAGAGGCAAGTACTTCACATGAAACGGAGGATCAACCAGAGTTGATTCTAAGTGAGATGGAAGAAGAGAAGCCTAAAGACATTGACTCTTTATCCCCAtctgaaaggagaagaagaattgcAGACTTGCAGACCAGGTTAGTTCAAGCTGCAGCAAGAGGTGGGGTTAGAGTCAGGAAGGGACCACATAGGGGGGAGAACTTCACCCTGATGCAGGCATTGGTCAAGGCTGATTTTTGGCTTATTTGGTTATCGCTTCTGCTTGGGTCTGGATCAGGGCTGACGGTGATCGATAATTTGGGTCAGATGAGCCAAGCTGCTGGTTTCAAAGACGCGCATAACTTCGTGTCATTGACGAGCATATGGAACTTCCTTGGTCGTGTTGGAGGTGGTTACTTCTCTGAGATTATTGTCAG GGAGCGTAAATACCCAAGGCACATAGCATTGGCCCTCGCTCAGATACTGATGGCTGCTGGACATTTCCTCTTTGCAATGGCTTGGCCTGGAACTATGTACATGGGAACCTTCCTGGTTGGACTTGGATATGGTGCTCACTGGGCTATTGTGCCGGCTGCCGTTTCTGAACTTTTCGGCGTAAAACACTTCGGTGCAATGTATAATTTCCTCACAGTAGCAAACCCCACAGGGTCGCTGATCTTCTCAGGTCTCATTGCCAGTAGCTTCTATGACTATGAAGCTGAGAGGCAAGCACAGAGCTCAGCGTCGTCGTCTCCACAATTTCTTCAGGGCATGGGTTTACTTGCAAATGGGCCACTGAAGTGTGAAGGGGCTGTTTGTTTCTTTGTCAGCTCGTTGATCATGTCAGCATTTTGCGTCGTGGGTGCTGGCTTGAGCCTTGTCATTGTTTACAGGACCAAGCGAGTTTACTCTCACCTCTATCGAACTGTCCGGTGA
- the LOC123426543 gene encoding protein NUCLEAR FUSION DEFECTIVE 4-like isoform X2 — MCVLIFVGTNGETYFNTTSLVTCIQNFPKSRGPTVGILKGFAGLSSAILTQLFAVMHTPDHATLIFMVAVGPSLVAIGLMFVIRPVGGHRQVRSSDKNSFMFIYTICMLLASYLVGVMLVQDFLEVSDNVAISLTVFLFILLILPIAIPVALTFSLKTEYPSPYEEALLSEALKGEASTSHETEDQPELILSEMEEEKPKDIDSLSPSERRRRIADLQTRLVQAAARGGVRVRKGPHRGENFTLMQALVKADFWLIWLSLLLGSGSGLTVIDNLGQMSQAAGFKDAHNFVSLTSIWNFLGRVGGGYFSEIIVRERKYPRHIALALAQILMAAGHFLFAMAWPGTMYMGTFLVGLGYGAHWAIVPAAVSELFGVKHFGAMYNFLTVANPTGSLIFSGLIASSFYDYEAERQAQSSASSSPQFLQGMGLLANGPLKCEGAVCFFVSSLIMSAFCVVGAGLSLVIVYRTKRVYSHLYRTVR; from the exons ATGTGTGTCCTTATCTTTGTTGGAACCAACGGCGAGACATATTTCAACACAACTTCACTCGTTACATGCATCCAGAATTTCCCAAAGAGCAGGGGGCCAACTGTGGGTATTCTGAAAGGATTTGCTGGCCTTAGCAGTGCAATTCTCACTCAATTGTTTGCAGTTATGCACACACCAGACCATGCAACTCTTATCTTCATGGTCGCAGTAGGGCCATCACTTGTTGCCATTGGCCTGATGTTTGTTATAAGGCCTGTTGGGGGTCACCGACAGGTGCGGTCATCTGACAAGaacagcttcatgttcatctacaCCATTTGCATGCTCCTTGCCTCATATCTCGTTGGTGTGATGCTAGTCCAAGATTTCCTGGAAGTGAGTGATAATGTGGCTATTTCTCTCACAGTGTTTCTTTTCATCTTGCTTATTTTACCGATCGCGATCCCGGTGGCCCTGACGTTTAGCTTGAAAACTGAATATCCAAGTCCATATGAAGAGGCTCTGCTGTCTGAAGCATTAAAAGGAGAGGCAAGTACTTCACATGAAACGGAGGATCAACCAGAGTTGATTCTAAGTGAGATGGAAGAAGAGAAGCCTAAAGACATTGACTCTTTATCCCCAtctgaaaggagaagaagaattgcAGACTTGCAGACCAGGTTAGTTCAAGCTGCAGCAAGAGGTGGGGTTAGAGTCAGGAAGGGACCACATAGGGGGGAGAACTTCACCCTGATGCAGGCATTGGTCAAGGCTGATTTTTGGCTTATTTGGTTATCGCTTCTGCTTGGGTCTGGATCAGGGCTGACGGTGATCGATAATTTGGGTCAGATGAGCCAAGCTGCTGGTTTCAAAGACGCGCATAACTTCGTGTCATTGACGAGCATATGGAACTTCCTTGGTCGTGTTGGAGGTGGTTACTTCTCTGAGATTATTGTCAG GGAGCGTAAATACCCAAGGCACATAGCATTGGCCCTCGCTCAGATACTGATGGCTGCTGGACATTTCCTCTTTGCAATGGCTTGGCCTGGAACTATGTACATGGGAACCTTCCTGGTTGGACTTGGATATGGTGCTCACTGGGCTATTGTGCCGGCTGCCGTTTCTGAACTTTTCGGCGTAAAACACTTCGGTGCAATGTATAATTTCCTCACAGTAGCAAACCCCACAGGGTCGCTGATCTTCTCAGGTCTCATTGCCAGTAGCTTCTATGACTATGAAGCTGAGAGGCAAGCACAGAGCTCAGCGTCGTCGTCTCCACAATTTCTTCAGGGCATGGGTTTACTTGCAAATGGGCCACTGAAGTGTGAAGGGGCTGTTTGTTTCTTTGTCAGCTCGTTGATCATGTCAGCATTTTGCGTCGTGGGTGCTGGCTTGAGCCTTGTCATTGTTTACAGGACCAAGCGAGTTTACTCTCACCTCTATCGAACTGTCCGGTGA
- the LOC123426542 gene encoding uncharacterized protein LOC123426542, with the protein MSVEYNMDEALKARNTAESKFHARDLRGARKYAVKAQNLCPSLEGISQMASTLEVHLAAESKIDGESDWYRILSLPAFADEEDVKKQYRKLALQLHPDKNKSVGAEEAFKLISEAWSVLSDTSRKAIYDQKRSDHSVVNVTNGMYTYDKKATKRARKNAAAAAAAAAAAAAAAEATARPAGVDTFWTSCNRCRMQYEYLRMYLNHNLLCPNCHHAFMAVETGFPCNGSSSSFSWSTKQQPQNHSSTKHSYGSTSRTSSIPGTGHVGYQQDSTYDSYNSQSFQWNQYSKTAPAADTNAYSTQASEKPRRNEESYSYNYPESGNTCDPERTTSRRGRFAKRRRHSNDYTTVDYAGDNKETVVASTETNAFTDVGRVNGTSVEKLRSAVSVRRANVLREISQIDTRGLLVEKAKEAVRGKLQELSMAAYSRFAEKRKSEGKVYPSDNNVKANGVLSGKLGKGLKLCSSISVDTQVPATATDEKNPEQKRVPVSIDVPDPDFHDFDKDRTERAFYSDQVWATYDSEDGMPRLYAMVQKVLSMRPFRIRMSFLNSKSNIELSPINWVASGFQKTCGDFRVGRYQITETVNIFSHKVSWTKGPRGIIRIVPQKGDTWALYRDWSPDWNELTPDDVIYKYEIVEVIDDFTEEQGLTVIPLLKVAGFKAVFHRHMDPKEVRRIPKGELFRFSHQVPSRLLTGEEGNNAPEGCHELDPAATPVDLLKVITEVNEDVAAQTAE; encoded by the coding sequence ATGAGTGTGGAGTACAATATGGATGAAGCTTTGAAAGCACGAAATACTGCAGAGAGCAAGTTTCACGCGCGCGACCTCAGGGGTGCACGCAAGTATGCGGTCAAGGCCCAGAATCTCTGCCCATCACTTGAGGGCATATCCCAGATGGCGTCCACTCTTGAAGTTCATCTTGCAGCGGAGTCTAAGATTGATGGAGAGAGTGACTGGTACCGGATCTTGTCCCTACCCGCCTTTGCGGATGAAGAGGATGTGAAGAAGCAGTACAGGAAGCTAGCTCTCCAGCTGCACCCTGATAAGAACAAGTCAGTcggtgctgaggaggcctttaaaCTGATCTCTGAGGCGTGGAGTGTGTTGTCTGATACTAGTCGGAAGGCAATTTATGATCAGAAGAGGTCAGATCATTCTGTTGTCAACGTGACCAATGGCATGTATACATATGACAAGAAGGCGACTAAGAGAGCTCGGaagaatgctgctgccgccgcagcagccgccgctgctgctgcggCTGCTGCTGAGGCTACTGCTCGTCCTGCTGGTGTTGATACTTTCTGGACATCTTGCAATCGCTGCCGTATGCAGTATGAGTACTTAAGAATGTATCTTAATCATAACCTTCTGTGCCCAAATTGCCATCACGCGTTCATGGCGGTAGAGACTGGATTTCCTTGCAACGGAAGCAGTTCATCTTTCTCCTGGTCAACCAAGCAGCAGCCACAGAACCACAGTTCCACCAAACATTCATATGGCTCAACAAGCAGGACTTCTAGCATTCCGGGAACAGGGCATGTGGGGTATCAGCAAGATAGTACTTATGATTCCTACAACAGTCAAAGCTTTCAGTGGAATCAGTACTCCAAGACAGCGCCTGCAGCTGACACAAATGCTTACAGTACCCAGGCTTCCGAGAAACCTAGAAGAAATGAAGAGAGCTACAGCTACAACTACCCTGAAAGTGGAAACACATGTGACCCTGAGAGAACTACTTCAAGGCGTGGCCGGTTTGCAAAGCGGAGAAGGCATAGTAATGATTATACTACTGTGGATTATGCTGGAGATAACAAAGAAACGGTGGTTGCAAGCACAGAGACAAATGCTTTCACTGATGTGGGGCGGGTTAATGGCACTTCAGTGGAAAAGTTGAGATCTGCAGTGAGTGTAAGGAGAGCTAATGTTTTGAGAGAGATCTCCCAGATTGATACACGGGGTCTACTTGTTGAGAAAGCCAAAGAAGCCGTCCGGGGAAAATTGCAAGAGCTGAGCATGGCAGCATATTCACGGTTTGCAGAGAAAAGGAAGTCAGAAGGAAAGGTATATCCTAGTGACAACAACGTAAAGGCAAATGGGGTCCTCTCTGGCAAGCTTGGCAAAGGACTAAAGCTATGCAGTTCAATAAGTGTTGACACCCAAGTACCTGCAACCGCAACTGATGAAAAGAATCCAGAACAGAAGCGTGTGCCTGTTTCTATTGATGTCCCAGACCCTGACTTCCATGATTTTGATAAGGATCGCACAGAGAGAGCTTTTTATAGTGACCAAGTATGGGCTACATATGACAGTGAGGATGGAATGCCTCGTCTATATGCAATGGTGCAGAAAGTTCTCTCAATGAGACCTTTCAGAATCCGCATGAGTTTCCTCAATTCCAAATCCAATATTGAACTGTCACCAATAAACTGGGTTGCCTCTGGTTTCCAGAAAACATGTGGCGATTTTAGGGTTGGAAGGTACCAGATTACGGAAACAGTCAACATATTTTCACACAAAGTCAGCTGGACTAAAGGCCCTCGTGGGATTATCAGAATTGTTCCTCAGAAAGGTGATACATGGGCTTTGTATCGAGACTGGTCTCCTGATTGGAACGAGCTTACACCTGATGATGTGATATATAAATACGAGATTGTGGAAGTTATTGATGATTTCACTGAGGAGCAAGGGCTGACTGTGATTCCATTGTTGAAGGTTGCTGGTTTCAAAGCTGTGTTCCATAGGCACATGGACCCCAAGGAGGTGAGGAGGATACCAAAGGGTGAGCTGTTTCGATTCTCGCATCAGGTTCCTTCTCGGTTGCTGACTGGTGAAGAAGGCAACAATGCCCCGGAAGGTTGTCATGAGCTTGATCCTGCTGCAACCCCGGTGGACCTTCTTAAGGTTATTACAGAGGTGAATGAagacgtggcggcgcagactgctGAATAG